ATTCGGCGCATCCGCATAAGAGGAAAGAGCGCGGGGAGAGTGAGGACAGGGGCGATGGCGGTGAGAAGAGGATTAGGGTTTCGATGGAGAGGAGGGAGAGGAGGCGGTTCGAGGATAGGGTTGAGGATGTGAAGGAATCGAATGGAGTTGAGCGGAGAGAGAGGAGGAAGTTCGAGGATAGAGTCAAGGAAGAAGATTTGGGAGGTTTTGACGAAGTTAAGAATGTGAATTTTGATGAGAAAAGTGTGAAGAAGGAAGAGAGTGAGGAGCTTGGTGATGCCGCATCTAATGGGAGTGGTTCAATTGGGAATGTGAGTTTCCAAATtttgccttattttttattatctcaatttatttattgttctaTGTTTGAATTAGAATTATGTTTGATAGGAATGTATGAAAATATGGTGCTATAGTTTAGGTTCGTTTTATGTGCAAAAGTAAatgtaaaagaagaaataaatcaCGATTTTAGAATGTTTTTCTTTGAGGATGTTGAACATCAGAACAGATTGGAAAATGTATTTTCTTGCACTAATTTTCCTGGAATTTTGGATTTTGCTCAATGTTTACATCATGCCGAGGAAGAAATAGCAAACTGTACACAGCAGAAAATAACTCAGCGAACTAATTTCTCTCTTtgatttaaatcaataaaaatgaagGCTAATAGTAGTCATGGTATGTCTGTAATTTTTTAGGGGTTTTCTCGTGGGCCTAACTGTTAAATATATTGGGAATGGTGGTCTGTTGAGTGCATATTTACTTCCAAATTTCCTTACTGAACTTGCCGTGTAACCACCTGCATCCTCCCATATGAATATTGGTAGAGattgtttgcctatcaaaataaaaaagagagattTGGAGAATTTTGAGAGATCAAACCCAATAAATGTAGTTCACTTAACACTCTTCTTTTCCGTTGTTTAACTAATATGCTACTTTGGATTGTGGTTTTCCAGTGGTGTTAAGCTTATGATTAGTATGATAGTTTTTCTAAATGATGAAGAATTAGGTAAACTTGGCTATctattcaatttgaaaaaaaaaaaacagaagttAAAGCAAGAATATGAATCCAAATATCAGGTTaagttttgttcttttgtaaTTGAAATTTATGATTCAAAGTTCTCCGGATCTGAAAACAATCAAAGAATTGAATGCAACTCTTAGCCTTTTGGTGCATTTTAACTCTGAGCCATGGTGCTGAACTGTGAGTGCCATTGGTGGTACTTGAAGGGGGGGTGCATATAACACGTTCATTGGATGCTTCCAGATGTTCTTTCCCTTGATAGTTGCTGGATCAACTGACATTTTAGTTTGTTAGTGGGTTAAGTCCTGGAAGAAAATCTAGCACATACATATGGAAAGGATTAGGATAAAGACTGCACAAATTATTGGTATATTcacataagaaaaaatatttggttacTTATCTTCATGTTTCTCTGCTATACCTTCttcacaataataaaaaatgctaTACAAGGGTTGACATGCTACTgatattgaattcaacctctCGTTTCTATACTGATGCTTCGTTTTTTCAGATATGGAATTTCTACCCTTTTCCATGTTAATGAGTTATGTTGACTGCTCGAAGGGTTCACAGTGACCTGCACTTACGCTTTTAGTTCATTTGCAATTTTATCCACATGTTTGTAAAGAGACTGGTTCATATGGCCAGATTACTTTCTGTGACCTTTGCAAtcttaagaaaaaatgatttctgTTGGATTGATCGCATTGCGAATGCTTTTTATATGTTATACAGGTgctaaattataaattttaaagatgCACTGATCAGTGTCTTCTAATATTACTTTCACAAAATTGTGGTCTTCTTAAAATATATGCTTGGGGGCCAAGGAATGGTTGGTGTGTTGTTTTGGAAAAAATCGTGGTTGTTTAGCCCTCTTGCAATGAAGGTTACATGGTGGAACTGTTTGATGATCACATttatcactttttcttttcaacttaTAAGCCTTGTTGGCAGTTCCTTTCTTTGTtcttgcctataaaaaaaaaaatcctctttgTTCTTATGTGCAGTTGATTTTCCTCCATGGACAATAGGATATTCATGCATGCCAATTTTGCaacttttaaatactttttgcTGTTTTTCATCGTGAAAGCCCTTGACTTTGTATCTAGactcattcattttattttttatgcttaaaAGGGTGTTGTTCCGGAACCACTCAATATGGCACCAAGGCTTGTACCTGAGACCTCCTTGGCCCCTAGTCTCCCTCCTCCTACCAAGGTATCTTCAATTTCTACCACAAATGAAAATAAGGGAGTTAGTATTACCAGATCTCATGAGGTTCCTGGAAAATCTAGTACAGATGGGACAACTTCAGCTGCTGGAAAAAGTGGAAACCTATCCCTTGATGCTTTAGCAAAAGCTAAGAAAGCTTTACAGATGCAGAAGGAATTGTCAGAAAAGCTTAAGAAGATTCCCCTGGTAAGTTCATCTGTAAATTTTCCATATCgacttatttataaatatatatctatatgtgtgtgtgtgtgtatattaTTTGTGTGTTTTTACATCCTTACTTGGTCAAAAGTTACAAGCAAAAGGTTTTTATCCTTCTGTTTGTGTGTTCCTATTATGAATTGGTTAAGGAACTATTATTTTGATCATGCAGTTGAACAAGGGTGCTAGCTCAAGCTCAGACGGTAGCCCACAGTTGAAACCTAAGGAAGAGGTTACATTGCCATCTTCTACTACTGGAAAACTGCTTGGGTCTGTCCCCTTAACTACTGCCACTGAGGCTGTCTCCCTGGTGGCAATGCCAAGCACATCAACTTTACCTGCTGCTGCAGCAGCTTCTGTGATGCCGTCTGCAAGTGGCGTTGGTGCTCTTGCTGGGCTTACATCCATGCCCAACTTTGAAGCTGTAAAACGTGCTCAAGAGCTTGCTGCCAAGATGGGATTTCGCCAGGACCCAGAGTTTGCTCCTCTTATAAACATGTTTCCTGGGCAGATGCCAACAGATGTTGCAGTCCAGCAGAAGCCTGCTAAGGCCCCTGTACTTCGCTTGGATGCATTGGGTAGGGAGATAGATGAGCATGGAAATGTAGTTAATATGCCTAAGCTAAACAATCTCAGCACCCTAAaggtttgttaattttttttgcttGTCATCATCATCTTTAGGCACTTCTTGTATATTCTCTGTATGCTTTGGGTTGGCCTTTAGgcacccttttttctttttatatataaaatttttcctGTGTGTTTTcctctcaaaaaaataaaataaaataatttgggTTTCTTAATCTTTTTAGCCTTCTGCTTGTTAGTGTTTTTCTCTCATCCTCGTTCAAACTTCTCCAGGTCAACATCAACAAGCAGAAAAAGGACGCATTCCAAATTCTTAAACCTGAATTAGATGTGGATCCGGAGTCAAATCCTCATTTTGATTCAAGGATGGGTATTGATAAAAATAAGCTTTTGAGGCCTAAGAGGATGAATTTTCAGTTTGTAGAGGAAGGTAAATGGTCAAGAGACGCAGAGATTATTAAGTTAAAGGTATTTCTTGCAGCCATTTTGTTTCCTTCATGATCTCTTCTTTCAATTGTGCaactttttaattgttcttgCCATCTGCTTTTCAGAGTCAATTTGGAGAGGCACAAGCAAAAGAGCTAAAGGCAAAGCAAGCACAGCTGGCAAGGGCCAAGGCAGAGCCTGATATAAATCCAAATTTGATAGAGGTATCGGAAAGAGTTATCatcaaagaaaaaccaaaggaCCAAATTCCTGAAGTTGAGTGGTGGTAAGTTGATCTTGCCTTCTATATCAGTaaccaagaaaataatgggCAATCTCATAGACCATGCTGGATGGTTTTTATTTGAAGTCGGATGTTATTGACTGTATGGTATCACATGGAGATTTTATCCAAGATCAGGGTTTCAGGGAAAGTGCAAATCTTATTAACTTGTTTGAATCAAACCTGGATGACCTTTGTTTCTTCAAATAAGATCTGCATGGGCCCTGTCTTGATATGTTAAGAATTTTTAGTAGTCTCCCAGCCACGCACCCATATACATCTGGTGTAATTCTTCGTGTTTGTTGAACAAAGCTGTTCTTCTACTTAATGTATCTCCTGGTGGGCTGGGGGCTATGTTGGTTTTGGTTGTGTTTGAATGCAGTGGTAGCTTGTCACCTCTGAACCCTCaactgcaatttttttttcttttttttttttttagaatttaagaaatgaaatttaaacaagtaatatgtttttttttcctgccATCCTCCCTTGGTTTCTTTCATTATTAGGTTTTGCGACTGTGGCATGTTATTGGCATTACTCTAAATATGCTTTTGTGAATTAATCAGGGATGTGCCTTTTTTGCATTCTGGAACTTATGGCGACGCTGACAGTGGTATAACTGAAGATAAACTAAAGATGGACAAGATCACTATATATCTGGAACACCCGCGTCCTATTGAGCCTCCTGCTGAGCCTGCTCCACCCCCACCTCAACCCCTAAAGCTAACTAAGAGGGAGCAGAAGAAACTCCGAACACAGCGGCGTCTGGCAAGGGAGAAAGATAGACAGGAAATGATAAGACAAGGCCTCATTGAACCACCAAAACCAAAAGTTAAGATGAGCAATCTCATGAAAGTTCTTGGCTCTGAAGCAACCCAAGA
This DNA window, taken from Vitis riparia cultivar Riparia Gloire de Montpellier isolate 1030 chromosome 13, EGFV_Vit.rip_1.0, whole genome shotgun sequence, encodes the following:
- the LOC117928580 gene encoding protein RDM16 isoform X1, with the protein product MDRSSEKEKSNRRSRESTKDHRDRNRDNRDSRENREHKHRSKEDDEDHRHHHSGGGGGGDKHRSEKRSSRDDSKHRDADRHRSSDRGSKRERSHEREGSRDRVADEEVKREREGERSHDSAHPHKRKERGESEDRGDGGEKRIRVSMERRERRRFEDRVEDVKESNGVERRERRKFEDRVKEEDLGGFDEVKNVNFDEKSVKKEESEELGDAASNGSGSIGNGVVPEPLNMAPRLVPETSLAPSLPPPTKVSSISTTNENKGVSITRSHEVPGKSSTDGTTSAAGKSGNLSLDALAKAKKALQMQKELSEKLKKIPLLNKGASSSSDGSPQLKPKEEVTLPSSTTGKLLGSVPLTTATEAVSLVAMPSTSTLPAAAAASVMPSASGVGALAGLTSMPNFEAVKRAQELAAKMGFRQDPEFAPLINMFPGQMPTDVAVQQKPAKAPVLRLDALGREIDEHGNVVNMPKLNNLSTLKVNINKQKKDAFQILKPELDVDPESNPHFDSRMGIDKNKLLRPKRMNFQFVEEGKWSRDAEIIKLKSQFGEAQAKELKAKQAQLARAKAEPDINPNLIEVSERVIIKEKPKDQIPEVEWWDVPFLHSGTYGDADSGITEDKLKMDKITIYLEHPRPIEPPAEPAPPPPQPLKLTKREQKKLRTQRRLAREKDRQEMIRQGLIEPPKPKVKMSNLMKVLGSEATQDPTRLEMEIRSAAAEREQAHVDRNIARKLTPAERREKKERKLFDDPNTLETIVSVYKINDLSHPQTRFKVDINAQENRLTGCAVISDGISVVVVEGGSKPIKRYGKLMLKRINWAAAVENEDDDEDENEKPLNSCVLVWQGSVAKPSFNKFNFHQCRTEAAARKVFSDAGVGHYWDLAVNFSGDQI
- the LOC117928580 gene encoding protein RDM16 isoform X2, which translates into the protein MQKELSEKLKKIPLLNKGASSSSDGSPQLKPKEEVTLPSSTTGKLLGSVPLTTATEAVSLVAMPSTSTLPAAAAASVMPSASGVGALAGLTSMPNFEAVKRAQELAAKMGFRQDPEFAPLINMFPGQMPTDVAVQQKPAKAPVLRLDALGREIDEHGNVVNMPKLNNLSTLKVNINKQKKDAFQILKPELDVDPESNPHFDSRMGIDKNKLLRPKRMNFQFVEEGKWSRDAEIIKLKSQFGEAQAKELKAKQAQLARAKAEPDINPNLIEVSERVIIKEKPKDQIPEVEWWDVPFLHSGTYGDADSGITEDKLKMDKITIYLEHPRPIEPPAEPAPPPPQPLKLTKREQKKLRTQRRLAREKDRQEMIRQGLIEPPKPKVKMSNLMKVLGSEATQDPTRLEMEIRSAAAEREQAHVDRNIARKLTPAERREKKERKLFDDPNTLETIVSVYKINDLSHPQTRFKVDINAQENRLTGCAVISDGISVVVVEGGSKPIKRYGKLMLKRINWAAAVENEDDDEDENEKPLNSCVLVWQGSVAKPSFNKFNFHQCRTEAAARKVFSDAGVGHYWDLAVNFSGDQI